A DNA window from Candidatus Eremiobacteraceae bacterium contains the following coding sequences:
- a CDS encoding peptide ABC transporter substrate-binding protein — translation GRPPSQPGVLRYADIQEPDSLNPLVSTQATTIDIAYFVFQFFYNVDDHDQLVPEVSTDIPTLANGGISRDGMTLTYHMRPGLKWQDGAPLTAADVVFTFHAIMNKNNNVQVVTGYDHIGSVTAPDPRTVVVHMKKFFAPIVAYFMCIQGGYPIMPAHLLAKYPDVNHIPYNNLPVGSGPFKVTEWVHGDHITMVANPLYWRGAPKLNKIVFKIVSDNNTIVTQLKTGETDAWFRADPSLYPSYSNIPGVTVTLSEQNLFGHLDFNLNEAGTPWQDVRVRQAIEYAMDRKKIVHDATHDVWMTSDSDQAKFNWAYDPNVPHIGFDTAQAKKLLAEAGWTPGADGVLTKDGKRFEIQFSYIAGNVIGAAVGNIIQQELKAVGIDLIQKTYPAPLFFGAQQNGGIINSYKYQLAYFGWVSGVDPDDSSLYACDQFPPAGQNNLHWCDPKVDAAEKDALSTFDIARRKADYAIIQTELATQVPTIILFSERRADVHTVNFKGFRASPATSAYWNSWEWSME, via the coding sequence CTACAACGTCGACGACCACGATCAACTCGTCCCGGAGGTGTCGACGGATATACCCACGCTGGCCAACGGCGGCATCTCGCGCGACGGCATGACCCTCACCTATCACATGCGGCCAGGTCTCAAGTGGCAAGACGGCGCACCGCTCACTGCAGCGGACGTCGTCTTCACGTTCCACGCCATCATGAACAAGAATAACAACGTCCAGGTGGTCACGGGCTACGATCATATCGGCAGCGTCACTGCGCCCGATCCCCGCACCGTCGTCGTCCACATGAAGAAGTTTTTCGCGCCCATCGTGGCCTACTTCATGTGCATCCAAGGCGGCTATCCCATCATGCCGGCGCATTTGCTCGCCAAATATCCCGACGTCAATCATATCCCCTACAACAACCTGCCTGTGGGATCCGGCCCGTTCAAGGTGACGGAGTGGGTACACGGCGACCATATCACGATGGTGGCCAATCCGCTCTATTGGCGCGGCGCCCCGAAGTTGAATAAAATCGTGTTCAAGATCGTGTCCGACAACAACACGATCGTCACGCAGTTGAAGACCGGCGAGACCGACGCGTGGTTCCGCGCCGATCCGTCGCTGTATCCGTCCTACTCGAACATCCCGGGCGTGACGGTGACGCTCTCGGAACAAAACCTCTTCGGGCATCTTGATTTCAATCTGAACGAGGCCGGCACGCCCTGGCAAGATGTGCGCGTGCGCCAGGCCATCGAATACGCGATGGACCGCAAGAAAATCGTCCACGACGCGACCCACGACGTCTGGATGACGTCCGACAGCGACCAAGCGAAGTTCAACTGGGCGTACGATCCAAACGTGCCGCACATCGGATTCGATACAGCGCAGGCAAAAAAGCTCTTGGCGGAAGCCGGCTGGACGCCGGGCGCCGACGGCGTTCTCACCAAGGACGGTAAGCGGTTTGAAATTCAATTCTCGTACATCGCCGGCAATGTGATCGGCGCCGCGGTCGGCAACATCATCCAACAGGAACTCAAAGCCGTCGGCATCGATCTGATCCAAAAGACGTATCCGGCACCGCTGTTCTTCGGCGCGCAGCAAAACGGCGGCATCATCAACTCGTACAAGTATCAACTGGCGTATTTCGGTTGGGTGAGCGGCGTCGATCCCGACGACTCGTCGCTCTACGCGTGCGACCAATTCCCGCCCGCGGGCCAGAACAACTTGCATTGGTGCGACCCGAAAGTCGACGCTGCGGAAAAAGATGCGCTGAGCACGTTTGACATCGCGCGCCGCAAGGCCGACTACGCGATCATCCAGACCGAGTTGGCCACGCAAGTGCCCACCATCATTCTGTTCTCCGAACGCAGGGCCGACGTGCACACGGTCAACTTCAAAGGATTCAGGGCGTCGCCGGCCACGTCTGCATATTGGAACTCATGGGAGTGGTCCATGGAATAG